A section of the Streptomyces sp. V3I8 genome encodes:
- a CDS encoding serine/threonine-protein kinase, whose product MSEAERAGASRQDDNGRLLAGRYRLGGVLGRGGMGTVWRAEDETLGRTVAVKELRLPPRIDEDEKRRLITRTFREAKAIARIRNNSAVTVYDVVDEDDRPWIVMELVEGKSLAEVIREDGLLTPKRAAEVGLAILDVLRSAHREGILHRDVKPSNVLIAEDGRVVLTDFGIAQVEGDPSITSTGMLVGAPSYISPERARGHKPGPAADLWSLGGLLYAAVEGVPPYDKGSAIATLTAVMTEPVEQPKNAGPLENVIYGLLVKDPEQRLDDAGARAMLTEVINTPEPEDEPEPVDATKIVPLPDIPAQDRAKKGTPGGGRKSEEPADRLRGALRSARKGKGKAKGKGAAAGAVAAAGAAGTGVAADRPAQAPGGPAGAASAPAAPGAPARSASAGDPGPASGARSAPAAAATGAAAGGTAAGGTGAEGTGAAASAQHRDAAAVLNSSAVGGSSGGSGGAPARTTTSRAPLTDVVSRRSLVIVAVVVALAVLGTILAVTLGGDDGSASKGDKGGADTSTSSGANAGSDTKQDEGSGTGKDDDGKAGSSSGGATEESSPSASASGESDDSGGSQDGSGSGSGSGVESTHKDGQGFSIGLPKGWKYQSTSAAGARFAGPDGQKLLVGWTTTPKSDPVADWKNQERFMRRSQYERIRIEKVDYRGWNTADWEFTYVESGTQYRSIDRGFVVDGSQGYALMYTAKASKWGTELREETWRTLTKSFEPKS is encoded by the coding sequence ATGTCGGAGGCGGAGCGGGCGGGAGCATCCCGTCAGGACGATAATGGACGTCTCCTCGCCGGGCGGTACCGGTTGGGGGGAGTCCTCGGCCGCGGCGGCATGGGCACCGTGTGGCGGGCGGAGGACGAGACGCTGGGGCGCACGGTCGCCGTGAAGGAACTGCGGTTGCCGCCGCGCATCGACGAGGATGAGAAGCGCCGGCTGATCACCCGGACCTTCCGCGAGGCCAAGGCGATCGCGCGGATCCGGAACAACAGCGCGGTGACCGTCTACGACGTGGTCGACGAGGACGACCGGCCGTGGATCGTGATGGAACTCGTCGAGGGCAAGTCCCTCGCCGAGGTGATCCGTGAGGACGGGCTGCTCACGCCGAAGCGCGCGGCGGAGGTCGGCCTCGCCATCCTGGACGTGCTGCGTTCGGCGCACCGCGAGGGCATCCTGCACCGCGACGTGAAGCCGTCGAACGTGCTCATCGCCGAGGACGGCCGGGTCGTGCTCACGGACTTCGGCATCGCCCAGGTCGAGGGCGACCCGTCCATCACCTCGACCGGCATGCTGGTCGGCGCGCCCTCGTACATCTCGCCGGAGCGGGCCCGGGGACACAAGCCGGGCCCCGCGGCCGACCTGTGGTCGCTCGGCGGCCTGCTGTACGCGGCGGTGGAAGGCGTACCGCCGTACGACAAGGGGTCCGCCATCGCCACGCTCACCGCGGTGATGACGGAGCCGGTGGAGCAGCCGAAGAACGCGGGCCCGCTGGAGAACGTGATCTACGGCCTCCTCGTCAAGGACCCCGAACAGCGGCTCGACGACGCCGGGGCACGGGCGATGCTCACCGAGGTGATCAACACGCCCGAGCCCGAGGACGAGCCGGAGCCGGTGGACGCGACGAAGATCGTGCCGTTGCCGGACATCCCCGCGCAGGACCGGGCGAAGAAGGGGACCCCGGGCGGCGGCAGGAAGAGCGAGGAACCCGCGGACCGGCTGCGCGGGGCGCTGCGCTCCGCACGCAAGGGCAAGGGCAAGGCCAAGGGCAAGGGTGCGGCGGCAGGAGCTGTCGCCGCCGCCGGAGCCGCCGGTACCGGGGTCGCCGCGGACCGGCCGGCGCAGGCACCGGGCGGACCGGCCGGCGCGGCCTCCGCCCCGGCGGCGCCGGGCGCCCCCGCGCGCTCCGCGTCCGCCGGCGATCCGGGCCCCGCCTCCGGGGCCCGCTCCGCCCCGGCCGCCGCCGCGACGGGGGCCGCAGCCGGGGGGACCGCAGCCGGGGGGACCGGCGCCGAGGGAACCGGTGCGGCCGCTTCCGCGCAGCACCGGGATGCCGCTGCCGTACTGAACTCCAGTGCGGTCGGCGGAAGTTCGGGCGGTTCCGGCGGTGCGCCCGCGCGGACCACCACGTCCCGGGCGCCGCTCACCGATGTGGTGTCCCGGCGCTCGCTGGTGATCGTCGCCGTCGTCGTGGCGCTGGCCGTGCTGGGCACGATCCTCGCCGTCACGCTGGGTGGCGACGACGGCTCGGCCTCCAAGGGCGACAAGGGCGGAGCCGACACTTCCACATCCAGCGGCGCGAACGCGGGAAGCGACACCAAGCAGGACGAGGGCAGCGGCACGGGCAAGGACGACGACGGCAAGGCGGGCTCCTCCTCCGGCGGCGCGACCGAGGAGAGTTCGCCCAGTGCGAGCGCTTCCGGCGAGTCGGACGACTCGGGCGGCTCGCAGGACGGCTCCGGCAGCGGTTCGGGCAGCGGGGTCGAGTCGACGCACAAGGACGGGCAGGGCTTCTCGATCGGTCTGCCGAAGGGCTGGAAATACCAGTCCACCAGTGCGGCCGGCGCCCGGTTCGCCGGTCCCGACGGACAGAAGCTGCTGGTCGGCTGGACCACGACGCCCAAGTCCGACCCGGTGGCCGACTGGAAGAACCAAGAGAGGTTCATGCGGCGGTCGCAGTACGAGCGGATTCGAATAGAGAAGGTGGACTACCGCGGCTGGAACACGGCCGACTGGGAATTCACCTACGTGGAGAGCGGCACGCAATACCGGTCCATAGACCGCGGCTTCGTCGTCGACGGCAGCCAGGGATATGCGCTCATGTACACCGCGAAGGCCTCGAAATGGGGCACCGAGCTCCGTGAGGAGACGTGGCGGACGCTGACGAAGTCGTTCGAACCGAAGTCCTGA